The Streptomyces lienomycini sequence GAGAAGAGCATCCGCAGCGAGTTGGAGAGGTTGGTGACCGTCCCCACCGAGGAGCGGGACGTCGGGGTCGCCCGCCGCTGCTGCAACGACACGGCGGGCGGCAGCCCGGTGATCTCACCCACCTTCGGGGCACCGACCTGGTGGATCAGCCGGCGGGCGTACGGCGCGACCGACTCGAAGTACCGGCGCTGCGCCTCCGCGTAGACCGTCCCGAAGGCCAGCGACGACTTCCCCGAACCGGAGACGCCGGTGAACACCGCCACCACGTCCCGGGGGACGTCCACGTCCACGCCCCTGAGGTTGTGCTCGCGGGCGTCACGCACCCGGACGTACGGGTCGTGGGGGCTGTGCATCGCGGAACTCCGTACGGTGGGGGGACAAACTCCGCGATTCTACGCCGGGACGTCGGCCGGTGCCGTGCCGGTGACACGGGCGAGCCGCCGGTAGGAGTCGAGCAGCGCCGCGCGGTCGTACGTGCTGGTGGTGACCAGGACCTCCTGGGCGCCGGTCTCCTCCAGAAGCGTCTCCAGCTCGTCGGCGACCTGCTCCTCGGTGCCCGCGACATGACCGGCGAGACCGGCCTCGTACAGGTCGCGTTCCCTGGCGGTCATCGCGCGGGCCTCGACCTGCTCGGCCGGGGGCAGCGGCGGGAAGGAGCCGCGGGTGCGGGCGTGGGCCATGGACCACGCCTCCGGGACCAGGAGCCGCCGGGCAGCCCCGGGTGTCGCGGCCACCGCGACGGAGCCGGAGACGACGACGTACGGCTCCGCGCTCCACCGGGAGGGGCGGAACCCGGCGCGGTAGCGGTCGACGCCGCGGCGCATCCGGTCCCGGTCGCGCAGGTCCCCGATGACCATCGGCAGGCCGGCCCGGGCGGCGACGGCCGCGCCCTCGCCCATGGCCAGCACGAACGGCGGTACGGTCAGCCCCTCCGCGGGGCGCGCGTGCACGCCCGTGGGGGAGGTGCCCCGGAACCAGCCGAGCAGCTCGTCCAGTTGCGCGTCGAAGTCCTCCGCGTCGTCCTTCTCCCGGCCGAGCGCCCTGCGCACGCCGTCGGTGAAGCCCACCGAGCGGCCGAGCCCCATGTCGATCCGGCCCGGGAAGAGCGACTCCAGCACGCCGAACTGCTCGGCGACGACCAGCGGCCGGTGATTGGGCAGCATCACGCCGCCGGTACCGACGCGGATACGGCTCGTGGCACCGGCCACGGCGGCCGCGAGGACGGTCGGAGCCGACCCGGCCACCCCCGGCACACCGTGGTGCTCCGCCACCCAGAACCGGTGGTAACCGAGCCGTTCCGCCTCCCGGGCCAGTTCCACGGTGTCGCGCAGCGCCTCCCCGGCGGTGCGGCCGGCCCGGATGCGGGAGCGGTCGAGGACGGAGAAGCGGGCGGTGGCGAGTGCTGAGGTCACACGATGTTCAACGTCCGCGCCCGGCACAGATTCCCGGCGCCCCGTCCGGCGGGGCGCCCTCCCGTCCGGCGGTGCGTTCTAGGGTGGGCGGGTGAGCGACAGCAGCAGGCCCCCGGTGGCCGTGTTCGACCTGGACAACACCCTCGCCGACACCGCGCACCGGCAGCGGTACCTGGAGCGCAGGCCCCGCGACTGGGACGCCTTCTTCGCCGCCGCACCGCACGATGCGCCGTTGGCGCAGGGGACGGCTCTGGTGCGGGAGAGCGCCGAGGAGTGCGAGATCGTCTACCTGACCGGACGGCCCGAGCGCTGCCGGCGCGACACGCTGGACTGGCTGGCCGCGCACGGCCTGCCGGAGGGGACCGTGCACATGCGCGGCAACGCCGACCGCAGGCCCGCCCGGCGCACCAAGCTGGAGATCCTGCGCCGCCTCGCGCGGACCCGCGAGGTCCGGGTCCTGGTGGACGACGACGAACTGGTCTGCGACGACGCCGAACGGGCCGGTTTCACCGTCCTGCGGGCACGCTGGGCGGCCCGGTCGGCCGAACTGCGCGCGGCGCAGGAGCGCGAGGGCCGTACCTGACGGACCCGGCCGGGAGGGGGCGGGGCGCGGGGCGGTCCCGGGGCGTCAGTCCGACTCCTCCAGGCGGAATCCGAGCTTCAGACCGACCTGCCAGTGTGCGACCCGGCCGTCCTCGATCTGGCCGCGCACCTGCGTCACCTCGAACCAGTCCAGGTTGCGCAAGGTCTGCGAGGCGCGGGTGACGGCGTTGCGGACGGCCTGGTCGACGCCGTCGGGCGAGGTGCCGACGACCTCGCTGACCCGGTACGTGTGGTTCGACATGCGGGTGCTCCTTCCGCGACAGCGGTGTGCCGTGCGTCACTCCACCGTGCCCCAAGTCGGGACGGAGCGCGAGGCATCGGGCTTCCGGGCGTAAACCCTCGCTACCTTCCGCTACCCGCCCCTTGACCTTTGTAATGGTCCATACCAAAATCCCAGACACCCGTTCGAGCCTCGGGCTCGTCCCCCACGTCGGGTCTCCCTTCGCGTGCGCAGGACACCCCTGCCCCCGCCCTCTCTGTTCGTCAGTCAGAAGGACCCCTCGTGAGACGTCGCCTCCTCGCCCTTGTCTGTGTGTCCGCCTCCGTGCTCAGCGGCTGCGGCCTGATCTCGGGGGACGGCGGGAGCGAGCGGCGCACCGTCACCGTGTGGCTGATGAAGGACAGCGCCTCGCAGGACTTCCTGAAGCGCTTCACCGAGGACTTCGAGCACGAACACCCCGACATCGACCTGGACATCCGCATCCAGGAGTGGACCGGGATCGGCGACAAGGTGCAGAGCGCCCTGAAGGCCGACGGCACGGACGGGCCCGACGTCATCGAGGTCGGCAACACCCAGGTCCCGCAGTACGCGGAGGGCGGCCGGCTCCAGGACCTGACCCTCGAGTCGATGCGCGACTGGGGCAACCGCGACTGGCTCCCGGGCCTCTCCGAACCCGGGCAGTGGATGTCCCAGCAGTTCGGCATCCCCTGGTACGCCGCCAACCGCGTCGTCATCTACCGCAAGGACCTCTTCGAGCAGGCCGGCGTCAACGAGCCGCCCCGCACCCGCGAGGAGTGGCTCAGCGCCACCGAGAAACTGGACAAGGGCAGCGACCAGGGCATCTACCTGGCCGGCCAGGACTGGTACACGCTCTCCGGCTTCATCTGGGACGAGGGCGGCGAGTTGGCCGTCCAGGACGGCGAGGGCGGTGTCTGGTCGGGCGCCCTGGACTCCGAGGAGGCCCTGCGCGGCATGGACTTCTACCGTGAACTCCAGGCCCTGGGCGACGGGCCGGCCGACGCCGACGAGGAACACCCGCCGCAGACCGGGGTCTTCGCCAAGGGACAGGTCGCGCAGATCATCGCGGTGCCGGGCCAGGTGCAGACCATCCTGCGCGAGAACCCCGCACTCAAGGGCAAGATCGGCTTCTTCTCGGTGCCCGGCAAGAAGGCCGACAAGCCCGGCGCCGTCTTCACCGGCGGCTCGGACCTCGTCGTCCCGAAGAACACCGACCAGCAGGACGGCGCCCTCGCCGTGGTCGACGCCCTCGTGGGCACCAAGTGGAACACCGACCTGGCCCGCGCCATGAACTACGTCCCCAACAAGAAGTCGCTGGCCAAGGACGTCTCCGGCGAGGAGGGGATCGAGGCCATGGCGGCCGGTGCCGCCCAGGGCCGGGCGACCCCCGGTACGCCCCGCTGGGGCGCGGTCGAGGCGGACAACCCGATCAAGGAGTACATGACGAAGGTGCTCAAGGGGGCGAACGCGAAGTCGGAGGCTCGCAAGGCCTCCGACCGGATCACCGAACTGCTGGACGTCAACACGCGCTGAACCGACCGGCCCGCGGCGGGGCGCCGGAACGCGCCCCGCCGCGGGCCCGGCCTCAGCGCGCCCCGGTCATCGCGTCCCGCTCAACGCGGCGCCACGCTCAGCGACAGCGCGAACCGGTCCTCGCGGTCCGTCCACCAGTGCGCCGGCTCCAGTCCGGCCGCCTCCAGTTCCGCCCGCACACCCTCCCGCCGGAACTTCGCCGACACCTCGGTGCGCAGCTCCTCCCCGGCCGCGAAGTCCACGGCCAGGTCGAGTGCCTGGACCTTCACCGACTGCGCGGTGCGCGAGCGCAGCCGCATCTCGATCCACTCGCGCTCGGCGTTCCACAGCGCCACGTGCTCGAAGGCCGCGGGCGCGAAGTCGGCCTCCAGTTCCCGGTTCATCACGGACAGCACGTTCTTGTTGAACTCGGCCGTCACCCCGGCCGCGTCGTCGTACGCCCGGACCAGGACCTCCTCGTCCTTGACCAGGTCCGTGCCCAGCAGCAGGGCGTCGCCCGGGGAGAGCCGGGCGCGCACGGCGGACAGGAACGCGGCGCGCTCCTCGGGCAGCAGGTTGCCGATGGTGCCGCCGAGGAGCGCCACCAGCCGGGGGCCCGGTGTGTCGGGCAGGGTGAGGCCCGAGGTGAAGTCGGCGATCAGCGCGTGCACCCGGAGGCCGGGACGCTCGGCGACGAGCGCCTGCCCGGCCTGGGTGAGGGCGCTCTCGCTGACGTCGACCGGCACGTAGCCGCGCAGCCCGGTCCGCTCCGTCAGCGCGTCGAGCAGCACGCGCGTCTTCTCCGAGGAGCCGGAGCCCAGTTCCACCAGGGTCCGGGCGCCGGTCGCCGCGGCGATCTCGCCGGCCCGGTCCACGAGGATC is a genomic window containing:
- a CDS encoding LLM class flavin-dependent oxidoreductase, which codes for MTSALATARFSVLDRSRIRAGRTAGEALRDTVELAREAERLGYHRFWVAEHHGVPGVAGSAPTVLAAAVAGATSRIRVGTGGVMLPNHRPLVVAEQFGVLESLFPGRIDMGLGRSVGFTDGVRRALGREKDDAEDFDAQLDELLGWFRGTSPTGVHARPAEGLTVPPFVLAMGEGAAVAARAGLPMVIGDLRDRDRMRRGVDRYRAGFRPSRWSAEPYVVVSGSVAVAATPGAARRLLVPEAWSMAHARTRGSFPPLPPAEQVEARAMTARERDLYEAGLAGHVAGTEEQVADELETLLEETGAQEVLVTTSTYDRAALLDSYRRLARVTGTAPADVPA
- a CDS encoding phosphatase domain-containing protein, whose product is MSDSSRPPVAVFDLDNTLADTAHRQRYLERRPRDWDAFFAAAPHDAPLAQGTALVRESAEECEIVYLTGRPERCRRDTLDWLAAHGLPEGTVHMRGNADRRPARRTKLEILRRLARTREVRVLVDDDELVCDDAERAGFTVLRARWAARSAELRAAQEREGRT
- a CDS encoding dodecin, which encodes MSNHTYRVSEVVGTSPDGVDQAVRNAVTRASQTLRNLDWFEVTQVRGQIEDGRVAHWQVGLKLGFRLEESD
- a CDS encoding extracellular solute-binding protein, whose protein sequence is MRRRLLALVCVSASVLSGCGLISGDGGSERRTVTVWLMKDSASQDFLKRFTEDFEHEHPDIDLDIRIQEWTGIGDKVQSALKADGTDGPDVIEVGNTQVPQYAEGGRLQDLTLESMRDWGNRDWLPGLSEPGQWMSQQFGIPWYAANRVVIYRKDLFEQAGVNEPPRTREEWLSATEKLDKGSDQGIYLAGQDWYTLSGFIWDEGGELAVQDGEGGVWSGALDSEEALRGMDFYRELQALGDGPADADEEHPPQTGVFAKGQVAQIIAVPGQVQTILRENPALKGKIGFFSVPGKKADKPGAVFTGGSDLVVPKNTDQQDGALAVVDALVGTKWNTDLARAMNYVPNKKSLAKDVSGEEGIEAMAAGAAQGRATPGTPRWGAVEADNPIKEYMTKVLKGANAKSEARKASDRITELLDVNTR
- the egtD gene encoding L-histidine N(alpha)-methyltransferase; translated protein: MSQFRLTRTLPEDATDAALRADVLAGLTSTPKQLPPKWFYDARGSELFEEITALPEYYPTRAEREILVDRAGEIAAATGARTLVELGSGSSEKTRVLLDALTERTGLRGYVPVDVSESALTQAGQALVAERPGLRVHALIADFTSGLTLPDTPGPRLVALLGGTIGNLLPEERAAFLSAVRARLSPGDALLLGTDLVKDEEVLVRAYDDAAGVTAEFNKNVLSVMNRELEADFAPAAFEHVALWNAEREWIEMRLRSRTAQSVKVQALDLAVDFAAGEELRTEVSAKFRREGVRAELEAAGLEPAHWWTDREDRFALSLSVAPR